The following proteins are encoded in a genomic region of Mus caroli unplaced genomic scaffold, CAROLI_EIJ_v1.1 scaffold_20463_1, whole genome shotgun sequence:
- the LOC110288770 gene encoding H-2 class I histocompatibility antigen, Q9 alpha chain-like, producing the protein DWLAWCAVLLLLAAALAPTQTCAGSHSLRYFHTAVSRPGLGEPRFISVGYVDDTQFVRFDSDAENPKMEPRAPWMEQERPEYWERETRIAKNREQISRVNLRTLRDYYNQSEGGSHTYQRMSGCDVESDGRLLGGYWQYAYHGQDYIALNEDLKTWTTADIAAQITKQKLEQAGVAERERAYLEGKCVEWLRRYLERGNVTLLRKGGQGGDYAPAPG; encoded by the exons GATTGGTTGGCTTGGTGCGCAGTGCTCCTGCTGCTGGCGGCCGCCCTGGCCCCGACTCAGACCTGTGCGG GCTCACACTCGCTGCGGTATTTCCACACCGCCGTGTCCCGGCCTGGTCTCGGGGAGCCCCGGTTCATCTCTGTTGGCTACGTGGACGACACGCAGTTTGTGCGCTTCGACAGCGACGCGGAGAATCCGAAGATGGAGCCGCGCGCGCCATGGATGGAGCAGGAGCGGCCGGAGTATTGGGAGCGGGAGACACGGATCGCCAAGAACAGGGAGCAGATTTCTCGAGTGAACCTGAGGACCCTGCGCGACTACTACAACCAGAGCGAGGGCG GCTCTCACACTTACCAGCGGATGTCTGGTTGTGATGTGGAGTCCGACGGGCGCCTCCTCGGTGGGTACTGGCAGTACGCCTACCATGGCCAGGATTACATCGCCCTGAACGAAGACCTGAAAACGTGGACGACAGCAGACATAGCAGCTCAGATTACCAAACAAAAACTGGAGCAGGCTGGTgttgcagaaagagagagggccTACCTGGAGGGCAAGTGCGTGGAGTGGCTTCGCAGATACCTGGAGCGCGGGAATGTGACGCTGCTGCGCAAAG GTGGACAAGGAGGGGACTATGCTCCAGCTCCAG GGTGA